A part of Halobacillus shinanisalinarum genomic DNA contains:
- a CDS encoding 5-oxoprolinase subunit C family protein: MKIIKEGLLTSVQDLGRTGYQKYGVIVSGSMDPYAHRMANLLVGNDEAEATLEATLLGPAIECQDDVLLSICGGNLSPTINGEKVHMWRAIYVKAGSILKFGKSQSGCRAYIAVAGGMDIPNVMDSQSTYIRAKIGGYQGRAVKSGDEIAIRPPDHQQKSKLAHMRKQMQNGHFYETDWTPSADMIPEYSSQPLIQLIKGPQYSLFNEESQRNIYEEPFSISSQSDRMGYRLNGTALSLQDPKELISEAVAFGSIQVPPDGNPIILMADRQTTGGYPKIGQIASVDLPLVSQLKPGDQITFKEVTLEDAQKALIHQEKAIQLLKRSITLKEQEEV; the protein is encoded by the coding sequence ATGAAAATAATTAAGGAAGGATTGCTGACAAGTGTGCAAGACTTAGGCCGGACAGGCTATCAGAAATATGGTGTGATTGTAAGTGGCAGTATGGATCCATATGCCCATCGAATGGCTAACTTACTAGTTGGAAACGATGAAGCCGAGGCTACGCTTGAGGCCACGCTGCTTGGTCCTGCTATCGAATGTCAAGACGATGTCCTCCTATCCATTTGTGGCGGGAACCTTTCTCCAACAATTAACGGGGAAAAAGTACACATGTGGAGAGCAATTTATGTAAAGGCAGGTTCTATTTTAAAATTTGGTAAAAGTCAGTCAGGGTGCAGAGCGTATATCGCGGTAGCCGGCGGCATGGATATACCAAATGTTATGGACAGTCAGTCTACCTATATAAGGGCAAAAATCGGAGGTTATCAAGGACGGGCAGTAAAATCCGGTGATGAGATTGCGATTCGGCCACCAGATCATCAGCAAAAAAGCAAACTGGCCCATATGCGTAAACAAATGCAAAACGGCCATTTTTATGAAACGGATTGGACACCGTCGGCCGATATGATCCCTGAATATTCTTCCCAGCCGCTGATCCAACTAATCAAAGGACCCCAATATTCGCTCTTTAATGAAGAGAGTCAGCGGAATATTTATGAAGAACCTTTCTCTATCTCCTCCCAATCAGATCGAATGGGCTATCGTTTGAATGGAACTGCCCTCTCATTACAAGATCCTAAAGAGCTCATTTCGGAAGCTGTGGCCTTTGGTTCGATCCAAGTTCCACCTGACGGAAATCCAATTATCCTGATGGCAGATCGGCAGACGACAGGTGGTTACCCAAAAATTGGACAGATTGCTTCCGTTGATTTACCTCTTGTAAGTCAGCTCAAACCAGGTGATCAAATCACCTTCAAAGAGGTAACACTGGAAGATGCTCAAAAAGCTTTAATCCATCAAGAAAAGGCGATTCAACTCTTAAAGAGATCGATTACATTAAAAGAACAGGAGGAAGTCTAA